One window from the genome of Hypanus sabinus isolate sHypSab1 unplaced genomic scaffold, sHypSab1.hap1 scaffold_681, whole genome shotgun sequence encodes:
- the LOC132389854 gene encoding stefin-C-like: protein MALVWTGEQTATSNVQKIANAVKSDVENHISHTVVTYIAKKYREQDQSAILGKFYLIKIDIDTNNFVHVEVFVPNNYPGSQPVLLSVVENIKMSDPLDPLV from the exons ATGGCTCTAGTGTGGACAGGTGAACAGACGGCCACGTCAAACGTCCAGAAGATCGCAAATGCG GTGAAATCCGATGTGGAGAATCACATCAGCCACACAGTGGTTACATACATAGCGAAAAAGTATCGTGAACAGGACCAGTCTGCCATCCTGGGAAAATTTTACCTGATCAAG ATTGATATTGACACCAACAACTTCGTCCACGTGGAGGTGTTCGTTCCCAATAACTACCCGGGCTCTCAGCCAGTTCTGCTGTCGGTTGTGGAAAACATCAAGATGAGCGATCCGCTGGATCCCTTGGTCTGA